One genomic region from Phragmites australis chromosome 1, lpPhrAust1.1, whole genome shotgun sequence encodes:
- the LOC133885362 gene encoding gibberellin 3-beta-dioxygenase 2-like, with protein sequence MPTPSHLKNPLYFDFRAARRVPESHAWPGLHDHPVVDGGAPGPDAVPMVDMRDPDAVARVARAAEQWGAFLLSGHGVPAELLARVEETIARMFALPAADKMRAVRRPGDACGYGSPPISSFFSKCMWSEGYTFSPASLRANLRKLWPKAGDDYANFCDVMEEFHKQMRALADKLLELFLKALGLSGEQVDAVEEERRMCETMTATMHLNWYPRCPDPRRALGLIAHTDSGFFTFVLQSLVPGLQLFRQGPDRWVAVPAVPGAFVVNVGDLFHILTNGRFHSVYHRAVVNRDLDRISLGYFLGPPPHAKVEPLREAVPPGRKPAYRAVTWPEYMAVRKKAFTTGASALKMVAVAEADDADVHHLLS encoded by the exons ATGCCGACGCCGTCGCACCTCAAGAACCCGCTCTACTTCGACTTCCGGGCCGCGCGGCGCGTGCCGGAGTCGCACGCGTGGCCGGGGCTGCACGACCACCCCGTGGTGgacggcggtgcaccgggaccGGACGCCGTGCCGATGGTGGACATGCGGGACCCGGACGCGGTAGCCCGCGTGGCGCGCGCCGCCGAGCAATGGGGCGCGTTCCTGCTGTCCGGGCACGGCGTGCCGGCGGAGCTCCTGGCGCGCGTAGAGGAGACGATCGCGCGCATGTTCGCGCTGCCGGCCGCCGACAAGATGCGCGCCGTGCGCCGGCCCGGGGACGCCTGCGGCTACGGCTCTCCGCCCATCTCGTCCTTCTTCTCCAAGTGCATGTGGTCCGAGGGCTACACCTTCTCCCCAGCCTCCCTCCGCGCCAACCTCCGCAAGCTTTGGCCCAAGGCCGGCGACGACTACGCCAACTTCTG TGACGTGATGGAGGAGTTCCACAAGCAGATGCGCGCCCTCGCGGACAAGCTTCTAGAGCTGTTCCTCAAGGCTCTCGGGCTCAGCGGCGAGCAGGTCGACGCCGTCGAGGAGGAGCGGAGGATGTGCGAGACGATGACCGCCACCATGCACCTCAACTG GTATCCGAGGTGCCCTGACCCGCGGCGCGCGCTGGGCCTGATCGCGCACACGGACTCGGGCTTCTTCACCTTCGTGCTCCAGAGCCTCGTGCCGGGGCTGCAGCTGTTCCGGCAAGGCCCGGACCGGTGGGTGGCGGTGCCGGCCGTGCCGGGCGCCTTCGTCGTCAACGTCGGCGACCTCTTCCACATCCTCACCAACGGCCGATTCCACAGCGTGTACCACCGCGCTGTCGTCAACCGGGACCTCGACCGGATATCGCTTGGCTACTTCCTCGGCCCGCCGCCCCACGCCAAGGTGGAGCCGCTGCGGGAGGCCGTGCCGCCAGGCCGGAAGCCCGCGTACCGCGCCGTCACATGGCCCGAGTACATGGCCGTGCGCAAGAAGGCCTTCACCACCGGCGCATCCGCGCTCAAGATGGTCGCCGTGGCCGAAGCCGACGACGCCGACGTCCATCATCTCCTCTCGTAG